In Gulosibacter molinativorax, a single window of DNA contains:
- a CDS encoding Abi family protein: MSEIKPYTDLYERIAMLERRGMSIDRAFAQQWLENVGYYRLSGYWYPYRELRHGLRADRFVAGTAFADVAALYEFDRKLRTLVHDAVERIEVSLRAHLNESLGAIDPLSYLDPSNFRPTFAHDLWLQTTMRRVERARKRSEAIKHHDAKYDGSLPIWVLTEVLDFADVSKLYEALPSKMQWSIAEAMGVEVDVTALSKNQAQKAVKLHPLVRWFEHLAVIRNTSAHHARLWNQTFTPVGTAGLRTDARMSGLPVGQSERVFGALTVMGALLETTSPGTTWLTKVADLIEDSFLPIAGRSVKEMDFPAEWNNDPLWSRRAT, from the coding sequence ATGAGTGAGATCAAGCCATACACAGATCTCTACGAACGAATCGCGATGCTGGAGCGTCGAGGCATGTCGATCGATCGTGCTTTCGCTCAGCAGTGGCTGGAGAACGTCGGGTACTACCGGCTGAGTGGCTACTGGTATCCATACCGGGAACTCCGGCACGGGCTCCGCGCCGACAGATTCGTAGCAGGTACCGCGTTCGCAGATGTCGCTGCGCTATACGAATTCGACCGCAAGCTTCGCACTCTCGTGCACGACGCCGTCGAGCGCATCGAGGTCTCGCTCCGTGCGCACCTCAACGAATCGCTGGGCGCAATTGATCCACTGTCGTACCTAGACCCGAGCAATTTTCGCCCGACATTTGCTCATGACCTTTGGCTGCAAACGACCATGCGGCGGGTCGAACGTGCAAGAAAACGCAGCGAAGCCATCAAGCACCATGACGCGAAGTACGACGGGTCGCTGCCGATCTGGGTGCTCACCGAAGTGCTTGACTTTGCCGATGTGTCCAAACTCTACGAAGCATTGCCGTCAAAGATGCAATGGTCAATTGCCGAAGCTATGGGTGTTGAAGTAGATGTGACGGCACTCTCCAAGAATCAGGCTCAAAAAGCGGTGAAGCTTCATCCGCTCGTGCGTTGGTTCGAACATCTCGCTGTGATCCGAAACACGAGTGCACACCACGCCCGCCTGTGGAATCAAACGTTTACCCCCGTTGGAACGGCGGGTTTGCGGACCGACGCCAGGATGTCGGGGCTGCCCGTTGGGCAGAGCGAACGTGTCTTCGGTGCGCTCACTGTGATGGGGGCACTGCTCGAGACGACGTCGCCCGGGACCACCTGGCTCACCAAAGTGGCAGATCTCATCGAGGACTCGTTTCTGCCCATTGCTGGCCGAAGCGTCAAAGAGATGGACTTTCCTGCTGAATGGAACAATGATCCACTGTGGTCAAGAAGGGCAACATGA
- a CDS encoding GIY-YIG nuclease family protein, translated as MNGKQVKLFLVDGTPGGLTTAEITNWTGSVVSARRSDLAELLSREEVERTGIYLLLGDDEDAIGDTRCYIGEADTVATRLRSHAKDKEFWNQAVVVTSKDTNLTKSHVRYLESRLIELATKAGRVTLENGTNPPRPNLPEADVSDMEYFIGQLQIVLPVLGVNAIRMRAERTNAVAPAASESPIFSLVMPKRGVDARAQQVDGEFIMLEGSHVIAEWVGVGKADTSRRAYDSYRAQHQGLIADGSIIIENGVGRTTRDIVFGSPSTAGAVALGRSCNGRREWVSPEGTFDQWESRGVDDAT; from the coding sequence ATGAACGGCAAGCAGGTCAAGCTCTTTCTCGTTGACGGCACCCCCGGCGGCCTGACAACCGCTGAAATCACGAACTGGACGGGCAGTGTCGTCTCGGCGCGCCGGTCAGATCTCGCCGAACTTCTGAGCCGTGAAGAGGTGGAGCGAACGGGTATCTACCTGCTGCTCGGAGACGACGAGGACGCCATCGGTGATACTCGCTGCTACATCGGTGAGGCCGACACGGTTGCGACGAGGCTGCGAAGCCACGCCAAAGACAAAGAGTTCTGGAACCAGGCAGTTGTTGTCACTTCCAAAGACACGAACCTCACCAAGTCACACGTGAGATACCTCGAATCACGTCTGATCGAACTGGCGACAAAGGCAGGTCGTGTCACTCTCGAGAACGGCACGAACCCGCCACGCCCAAACCTGCCCGAGGCAGATGTTTCCGACATGGAGTACTTTATCGGGCAGCTGCAAATTGTTTTGCCGGTGCTGGGCGTCAACGCAATTCGAATGCGCGCCGAGCGCACGAACGCAGTCGCCCCCGCCGCTTCTGAGTCTCCGATCTTCTCTCTCGTGATGCCGAAACGAGGAGTTGACGCCCGCGCACAGCAGGTTGATGGCGAGTTCATCATGCTCGAAGGCTCCCACGTCATCGCTGAGTGGGTGGGCGTCGGCAAGGCCGATACGAGCCGCCGCGCCTACGACAGCTACCGGGCGCAACATCAAGGGCTCATCGCAGACGGGTCGATCATCATTGAAAATGGTGTCGGCCGCACGACTCGCGATATCGTGTTCGGCTCGCCCTCAACAGCTGGCGCTGTCGCGCTCGGCCGGTCCTGCAACGGCCGAAGGGAGTGGGTCTCACCGGAAGGCACGTTCGATCAGTGGGAGAGCCGAGGTGTCGACGATGCGACGTAG
- a CDS encoding class I SAM-dependent DNA methyltransferase — protein sequence MTDSRRLVDKLDSFRNLLRDDGVGVLDYIEQLTYLLFLKMAHERATRTLMPQQIVPAEYSWQKLLDAEGTALEHEYTCILEGLAGYPGTLGVIFRKAQNRIQDPAKLKRLIVDLINKEQWSATGTDLKGDAYEQLLAKGASDKGSGAGQYFTPRDLIHAIVDVIKPTPDDTVVDPACGTGGFLLVAHDYASQHAADLTPTQREHLRDGFAHGTELVDGTARLAAMNLLLHGIGTAEGESPIDVRDALISDPGKRYSVVLSNPPFGRKSSMTMIGADGRESKEDTEIERADFVTTTSNKQLNFVQHIMTILEINGRAAVVLPDNVLFEGGAGEVLRRKLLSDFDLHTILRLPTGIFYAQGVKANVLFFDKKPASETPWTRKLWVYDLRTNQHFTLKQNPLRRAHLDEFVAACKPGLPHDERSESERWKPFDYEELIARDKVNLDITWLRDDSLEDLDSLPAPEVIAQEIVDDLSAALAEFEAVAAALSAEGK from the coding sequence ATGACTGACTCCCGCAGGCTAGTCGATAAGCTCGACTCATTTCGCAATCTGTTGCGAGACGATGGTGTCGGTGTACTCGACTACATTGAACAACTCACCTACCTGCTCTTCTTGAAGATGGCTCATGAGCGTGCCACGCGAACGCTCATGCCGCAGCAGATCGTGCCCGCGGAGTACTCATGGCAGAAATTGCTCGACGCAGAGGGAACTGCGCTCGAACACGAATACACGTGCATCCTTGAGGGCCTTGCGGGGTACCCCGGTACCCTTGGCGTGATTTTCCGCAAGGCGCAGAACCGCATTCAAGACCCCGCGAAACTGAAGCGGCTTATTGTCGACCTGATCAACAAAGAGCAGTGGTCTGCTACGGGTACCGACCTGAAGGGTGATGCCTACGAGCAGCTGCTCGCCAAGGGGGCATCCGACAAAGGATCTGGGGCGGGGCAGTACTTCACTCCGCGTGATCTCATTCACGCGATCGTCGACGTAATCAAGCCCACCCCGGACGACACTGTGGTGGACCCGGCTTGCGGCACCGGGGGCTTTCTGCTCGTTGCACACGACTACGCCTCGCAGCACGCCGCAGACCTCACGCCGACGCAGCGCGAACATTTGCGTGACGGTTTCGCGCACGGCACCGAACTGGTTGATGGCACCGCACGGCTCGCGGCCATGAACTTGCTGCTGCATGGCATCGGCACAGCCGAGGGCGAATCGCCGATCGATGTGCGCGACGCGCTCATCTCTGACCCGGGCAAGCGCTACTCAGTGGTGCTATCGAACCCGCCGTTCGGCCGCAAGTCATCCATGACGATGATCGGTGCCGACGGGCGGGAGTCGAAAGAAGACACCGAAATCGAGCGCGCCGACTTTGTCACTACCACGTCGAACAAACAGCTCAACTTTGTGCAGCACATCATGACGATCCTCGAGATCAACGGCCGCGCAGCCGTCGTGCTCCCCGACAACGTGCTCTTCGAGGGCGGTGCGGGTGAGGTGCTGCGCCGCAAGCTTCTTTCCGATTTCGACCTACACACGATCCTGCGCCTTCCCACGGGAATCTTCTACGCGCAAGGTGTGAAAGCCAATGTCTTGTTCTTCGACAAGAAGCCAGCGAGCGAGACACCGTGGACGCGAAAGCTGTGGGTCTACGACCTGCGCACCAACCAGCACTTCACCCTGAAACAGAACCCGCTGCGCCGGGCACACCTCGACGAGTTCGTCGCGGCCTGCAAGCCTGGTCTGCCTCATGACGAGCGATCGGAATCTGAACGGTGGAAGCCATTCGACTATGAGGAACTCATCGCGCGCGACAAGGTGAATCTCGATATCACTTGGCTTCGAGACGACTCGCTCGAGGACCTCGATTCGCTTCCCGCACCTGAAGTGATTGCGCAAGAGATCGTCGACGACCTTTCGGCGGCACTCGCAGAATTCGAGGCTGTCGCTGCTGCGCTCAGCGCCGAGGGCAAGTAG
- a CDS encoding ApeA N-terminal domain 1-containing protein, which translates to MIDGLQETPRVAAKLERDELGVQLTIPFLDGHDDIYSYWFSSGIMFGDDPDRTKRRYNPPSSLSFYDSAGKVGLVGSRVSGSKRVMGGTGIGEGRLRFDYTILGAMSGPTYEQINGLRSEIEGLGTWVGLRSLSTEPELEAGRVKAVDLRLESPPNIPVARRLNAEFRANWRYGPGTAPDEITISERLQVQTNVKRGVDWDDHLRVHFSIRNLLRLVAWRELKFASHEVTRATDGVRTLDGKRHGDIWLPVLTQRTGMTVGPPTKLRQNDFLFNFTDVGGKGVGRWLQLVTKFERGLSLLIGVLDLDGASLEAHIAQIGIGFEMLGYDLLVEAGISRTQASKRSYAELVAVVTAAVEDVLPFSGAGFPDLLRRTYIGVKHADRARPDVNEGLLAYLQAVQVVRAWVGSRLGVSKGRLQQALRDDARSLRIQELYGELALAGSKKA; encoded by the coding sequence ATGATTGACGGACTCCAAGAGACTCCTCGGGTCGCCGCAAAACTTGAGCGAGACGAACTTGGGGTACAGCTAACCATTCCGTTTCTTGACGGGCACGATGATATTTACTCTTACTGGTTTTCCTCCGGCATCATGTTTGGCGACGACCCGGATCGAACAAAAAGACGCTACAATCCGCCGAGTTCGTTAAGCTTCTACGACTCCGCTGGCAAAGTTGGTCTAGTAGGAAGTCGTGTGTCCGGCTCGAAACGTGTCATGGGAGGAACGGGTATTGGCGAAGGGCGTCTTCGCTTCGATTACACGATCCTCGGGGCGATGTCCGGGCCAACTTACGAGCAAATCAACGGACTTCGCTCGGAGATCGAGGGGCTGGGCACTTGGGTGGGCCTCCGGTCGCTCAGCACTGAACCGGAGCTAGAGGCCGGTCGAGTCAAGGCTGTTGACCTTAGGTTGGAATCCCCTCCGAACATCCCTGTAGCCCGTCGACTAAACGCGGAGTTCCGAGCGAACTGGCGATATGGGCCAGGAACGGCTCCTGACGAGATAACGATCAGCGAGCGCCTTCAGGTCCAAACCAATGTGAAGCGAGGCGTCGACTGGGACGATCATCTTCGGGTGCACTTCTCAATACGGAACCTATTGCGCTTAGTCGCCTGGAGGGAGCTGAAGTTTGCCAGCCATGAGGTGACGAGAGCAACTGACGGTGTACGTACACTGGACGGTAAGCGGCACGGAGATATATGGCTTCCGGTACTCACCCAGCGAACTGGTATGACGGTGGGACCGCCGACCAAGCTGAGGCAAAACGACTTCCTCTTCAACTTCACGGACGTTGGAGGCAAGGGTGTGGGTCGTTGGCTCCAGCTCGTGACGAAATTCGAGCGCGGTCTCTCGCTATTAATTGGGGTTCTTGACTTGGATGGTGCGTCCTTGGAGGCTCATATTGCCCAAATTGGCATCGGGTTCGAGATGCTGGGTTACGACCTCCTGGTGGAGGCCGGAATTAGTAGAACGCAGGCGTCAAAAAGATCATATGCCGAGCTCGTTGCTGTCGTAACCGCTGCAGTAGAAGATGTGCTCCCTTTCTCTGGGGCCGGTTTCCCTGACTTGCTTCGAAGAACTTACATCGGGGTCAAGCACGCTGACCGCGCCCGGCCTGACGTAAATGAGGGTCTACTTGCTTACCTTCAAGCAGTACAAGTAGTTCGGGCATGGGTTGGCTCTCGTCTCGGTGTGTCAAAAGGTCGATTGCAACAGGCTCTGCGTGACGACGCCCGGTCACTCCGAATCCAGGAGCTTTATGGTGAGCTGGCATTGGCGGGCTCGAAGAAAGCCTGA
- a CDS encoding restriction endonuclease subunit S: MTWEYTTLGEVAEILRGVTYKKDQASDSTFPGAIPLLRATNIGSGLNLREGLVYVPEDQVRAHQILVKGDIVLASSSGSLNVVGKSARLTEDWRGTFGAFCATIRPNQLVDSRFLAFFLQSPKLRARWSEAARGTNINNLKRDDLTSTPLPLPPLEEQRRIVTILEDHLSRLDAADELLEHSARRAEALWWKAATEQLSRVQGEETRLGEIGALKNGIYVSRPGVAPNGAPILRIGAVRPMTLDLEDLRYTGMAEQAVEKLDGRASPGDLLFTRYNGNAEYVGACAVVPGSAPFLTYPDKLIRLRIENRNALPEYVALACSSGETRAQIRQARRTSAGQVGIAGRSLKQISFHLPDIDTQRRIISETREIRQEASRLNDVLQRALRRSASLRRSLLSAAFSGRLTGSSPEMSAVSEMIGA; the protein is encoded by the coding sequence GTGACGTGGGAATACACGACGCTTGGTGAGGTTGCAGAGATCCTTCGTGGAGTCACATACAAGAAGGACCAAGCGAGTGACAGCACGTTTCCTGGCGCTATTCCGCTCTTAAGAGCGACAAATATTGGTTCGGGTCTGAATCTTCGGGAGGGCCTTGTATATGTGCCTGAAGACCAAGTACGAGCTCACCAAATCCTTGTAAAGGGTGACATCGTGTTGGCTTCCTCAAGTGGGTCGTTGAACGTCGTTGGGAAGAGCGCACGTCTCACTGAAGATTGGCGTGGCACATTTGGCGCCTTTTGCGCGACGATTCGCCCAAATCAGCTTGTCGACTCGAGATTTTTGGCGTTTTTCCTGCAGTCACCGAAGCTTCGGGCTAGGTGGAGTGAAGCGGCACGCGGAACGAACATCAACAACTTGAAACGGGATGATCTGACGTCCACACCGCTTCCACTGCCTCCGCTGGAGGAGCAGCGCCGCATCGTCACGATCCTCGAAGACCACCTCTCCCGGCTCGATGCCGCGGATGAGCTCCTTGAACATTCAGCCAGGCGTGCGGAGGCTCTCTGGTGGAAAGCTGCGACGGAGCAATTGTCACGCGTTCAAGGTGAGGAGACTCGCCTCGGAGAGATTGGGGCGCTCAAGAATGGCATCTATGTGTCCAGGCCCGGAGTCGCTCCAAACGGTGCACCAATTCTTCGCATTGGAGCAGTGCGCCCCATGACTCTCGACCTCGAAGATCTGAGATATACGGGAATGGCTGAGCAAGCGGTTGAGAAGTTGGACGGCAGGGCGTCCCCGGGAGACTTGCTCTTCACGCGCTACAACGGGAATGCTGAGTACGTTGGCGCGTGTGCAGTTGTACCAGGTTCGGCACCATTCTTGACGTATCCGGACAAGCTCATTCGTTTGAGAATTGAAAACCGGAACGCTCTCCCGGAATATGTTGCACTCGCCTGTTCTTCCGGTGAAACTCGAGCACAGATTCGCCAAGCGCGAAGAACGAGCGCAGGTCAGGTTGGAATTGCCGGGAGAAGCTTGAAGCAGATCAGTTTTCATCTGCCTGATATTGATACGCAAAGGAGAATTATCTCCGAAACGCGTGAAATTCGGCAGGAGGCCTCTCGCTTGAATGATGTGCTTCAACGCGCCCTCCGCCGCTCCGCTTCCCTCCGCCGCTCGCTGCTTTCGGCGGCGTTCTCGGGGCGGCTGACGGGGTCGTCGCCTGAAATGTCTGCGGTCAGTGAGATGATCGGCGCATGA
- a CDS encoding IS3 family transposase (programmed frameshift) codes for MSKQRKRHTPEQIVRKLGQADRLLGEGNTVADACRELGVTEQTYFRWRNQYGGMKAEDAKRLKELEKQNATLKRLLAEAELEKAALKELAGGKLLGPGRRRAAIAHLIRTLQISERRACRLAGLSRSAWRRPLKGDTPADPDRALRDWLRMFAKNHPRWGYRRAYHDARGEGWDVNHKKVQRLWREEGLRVPQKRRRKRIGASTIEAPAATAPGVVWAVDFQFDVDERGKAIKICSIVDEHTRECLGGLVERSITAERFIRHLEELVAVHGAPMVLRSDNGPEFISDAVAEWAGTRTGLSYIPPGQPWRNGYVESFNSRLRDECLNINSFYSLLHARVVISDWKHEYNHERRHSSLGYRSPVEYARSCTHQLEEIDSHTERT; via the exons ATGAGCAAGCAAAGAAAACGTCACACCCCGGAGCAAATCGTCCGGAAACTGGGGCAAGCCGACCGGCTCCTTGGCGAGGGCAATACCGTCGCCGATGCCTGCCGCGAGCTCGGCGTCACGGAGCAAACCTATTTTCGGTGGCGAAACCAGTACGGCGGCATGAAAGCCGAAGACGCGAAACGGTTGAAAGAACTCGAGAAGCAGAATGCGACCTTGAAACGGTTGCTCGCTGAGGCTGAGCTCGAGAAGGCCGCGCTCAAGGAGTTGGCTG GAGGGAAACTTTTAGGCCCGGGTAGACGGCGTGCCGCGATCGCGCACCTGATTCGCACCCTGCAGATCAGTGAGCGTAGGGCGTGCCGTCTGGCCGGGCTTTCCCGCTCCGCCTGGCGGCGGCCACTCAAAGGTGATACTCCAGCAGATCCCGACCGGGCGCTTCGCGACTGGCTGCGGATGTTTGCGAAGAATCACCCGAGGTGGGGGTACCGTCGCGCGTATCACGATGCCCGCGGCGAGGGCTGGGACGTGAACCACAAGAAGGTGCAGCGTTTATGGCGTGAAGAAGGGCTCCGCGTGCCACAGAAGCGCAGGCGCAAGCGCATCGGGGCTTCAACTATCGAAGCGCCTGCCGCGACTGCGCCGGGCGTTGTCTGGGCGGTCGATTTCCAGTTCGATGTCGATGAGCGCGGCAAAGCGATCAAGATCTGCTCGATCGTAGACGAACACACCCGCGAATGTTTGGGCGGTCTCGTGGAGCGGTCGATCACCGCCGAGCGATTCATCCGGCATCTCGAGGAACTCGTCGCCGTACACGGGGCACCAATGGTGCTGCGCAGTGACAACGGGCCGGAGTTCATCTCCGACGCCGTAGCAGAGTGGGCAGGCACAAGAACCGGATTGTCGTACATTCCACCGGGCCAGCCCTGGCGCAACGGATATGTAGAGTCGTTCAACTCGAGGCTCCGTGACGAGTGCTTGAACATCAACAGTTTCTACTCGCTGCTTCATGCTCGGGTCGTGATCAGCGACTGGAAACACGAGTACAACCATGAGCGTCGGCATTCCTCGCTCGGATACCGGTCGCCGGTCGAGTACGCTCGATCTTGCACCCACCAGTTAGAAGAAATCGACTCGCATACTGAGCGGACCTAA